One window of Synergistaceae bacterium genomic DNA carries:
- a CDS encoding HAD family phosphatase codes for MAEDLIEEKKKKEKKKIETVIFDMDGLMFDTEALYLRGWTVAGRKHGFDISGEYARSCVGLHKDINKIRMTEHFGEGFDFDAVRNDRVAWVFDYIEKNGTPVKKGLRELLAFLKDKGVRTALGSCSLEDQVKFSLKHAHLNHDFDVVVCGGGLKGKPDPAIYLQVLSELKTGPEKCLVLEDTPYGVLAAYRAGIRSIILTPDIVPPTPETEKLIAAKVDSLLDVIPIITEWNGY; via the coding sequence TTGGCAGAAGATTTAATAGAAGAGAAGAAAAAGAAAGAAAAGAAAAAAATCGAGACCGTAATTTTTGACATGGACGGGCTGATGTTCGACACTGAAGCCCTTTACCTCAGGGGTTGGACTGTGGCGGGAAGGAAACACGGCTTCGATATTTCGGGAGAATACGCCAGAAGCTGCGTGGGGCTCCACAAGGACATCAACAAAATACGGATGACCGAGCACTTCGGAGAGGGTTTCGATTTCGACGCCGTTCGAAATGACCGCGTCGCCTGGGTTTTCGACTACATCGAAAAAAATGGAACGCCCGTGAAAAAAGGCCTGAGAGAGCTGCTGGCCTTTTTAAAGGACAAAGGCGTCAGGACGGCACTGGGGTCCTGCAGCCTGGAAGATCAGGTAAAATTCTCTCTCAAACACGCTCATCTGAACCATGACTTCGACGTCGTCGTCTGCGGTGGCGGGCTGAAGGGAAAACCGGATCCGGCTATCTATCTCCAGGTGCTGTCCGAACTGAAAACCGGTCCCGAAAAATGCCTCGTTCTGGAGGACACTCCCTACGGCGTGCTGGCTGCGTACAGGGCCGGGATCCGCTCCATCATTCTGACGCCCGACATTGTCCCGCCCACGCCGGAGACGGAAAAGCTCATTGCCGCAAAAGTCGACAGTCTGCTGGACGTGATCCCCATCATAACGGAATGGAACGGGTATTGA